From the genome of Hippocampus zosterae strain Florida chromosome 8, ASM2543408v3, whole genome shotgun sequence:
GGTTTGAAGGTCATGTGACACTTCCCGGGACAAAATGTGTtctgaaataataatcatataatattaaaatgggtggcctggtagtccagtggttagcacgtcggcttcccagtgcagaggtaccgggttcgattccagctccggcctccctgtgtggagtttgcatgttctcccctggcctgcgtgggttttctccgggtgctccggtttcctcccacattccaaaaacatgcgtggcaggctgattgaacactccaaattgtcccgaggtgtgagtgtgagtggttgttcgtttctgtgtgccctgcgattggctggcaaccgattcagggtgtcccccgcctactgcccgaagacagctgggataggctccagcaccccccgcgaccctagttaggatcaagcggctcggaagatgaatgaatgaatgaatgaatgaataatattaaaatacagtataatataATCCATACACAAATAACACATCAATAAATAGGAATAATCACTTATggtaaaaattgaaaatttcgtTATTATTCATGTATAGCTGCCATTCCACTCAACAAAAGAGCGCTCAAATACTTCCGTAAAATTCTTCCCGCTCTTTACATTCAATGTGATATCTATTGTagactttttttccagttaaaaaaaaaacccaaacatatAAATCTAAATCTACTTCTCTGTAGGCGTCTCGGTCTGCACCGCGCAAGAGAAGCACTCGGACCGCATCACTGTGCCCCATCTGAGCTGCCATCCACAGTGGGGCGGTGCCATCCTGCGAGACAGATGTGTTCGAGATTTTTGAACGAAGTACAAGAGTCAAAGTGACACAGGTAAGTCAATACCTCTCTTGGTTGATTCACTTTAGCGCCCGACGCAAGCAGGTGACGTATGACCGGCACGTGACCGCCCTGAGTGGCGAGGAATAGGGGCGTGGCCCCATCCTAcagcagacaaaaaaataaagggaattAAAAGAATACTAGGCAAGTCCCAAAAAGGTAAACGAGACGGAGCAAAACAGTGGATGTATTCTATGTACACATATTGACAGATTATTACGATAACACAGGCATAGATTCTTTATCCTGTGGGGAAAAATGACTATCACTGCATCTTACTAAGTCACCTAGATGTGAAAGTCTTCTTTGTGCATTATTTGTGTCCGTATTATGTTTccccttttgttttattgtcgccCATGGCTCTTGTTTAACTCCTAGAGAGGCACGATTACAGAAGTGTGATGGGAGCTACTCACGTTCAGCCGCTCGTTGACATTGGCGCCGTTTTTCAGCAGCGTCTCCGCCACGCTGGCGTGTCCGTGCTGGAGGCGGCGGTGAGAGCAGTGCCTCCATCCTGCCAAGACACAAAATGtcacagacaataaaaaaaatatatagatggcGAGGGACAGTGCAATTGTGGTATTTCCACCAATTATTGACAGAATTACACCTTAGTGTGGAATTCCGTGGAGGCGCCAAATTCAAACAGGAGCTTGACGATGTCATTGTGGCCTTGCTGGGAAGCGAAGAAGAGAGCAGTAGAACCTGTCTGCGGGGAACCGTAAAGACAACAACCGTTAAAAAGACATGCAAGAGGAGGCCCATCACTGGAAAAGCGACTTTTTAATAACTTTTTAATAACCAATCAGTAGTAATGGCCCCCTTTGAGCCTCTCTTCCCATGAATCGGAAGGTAGCCTGGGACAAGATCGGCTATTTTCAAGCCACAGACTACACGATGTGAAAGCACACTTATTGATCGGTTGCGGCTCGGCGATGAAGTGCCGCCTCCAcgaatgaaaatacaaattttccGTTTTCTTTCCGAAACACCCGGACACATTTCCACAAGTAGTGTCCGCTCCCCCTCGTTGCAACACCCTGGCCGCATCATCACTGGAACAAAAGCCAGAAGTAGAAGGGGGCGGGGTGATCAGTGGTACTTTTGCATGGATAGTACCGCCCCCCCTCGAAACAAGATTATTTCTGCAAGGTttgataacaaaataaataaaaataagtgcaGCACACACATTATTGATCCTTGGTATATTTTGATGAAAACTTGATGAAaactaccgcctttattacggattcgtcttgctgtttattgtgtatgttaaattgctccatgtacagcactttgtatgtagcgatggctgtttgaaagtgctctataaatactgttgacttgacttgacttgacatgtcaccattttttttaaatcatgggaAAATTGCATATTGTATGTGTTCCTCTGATACCTCTCTCTGGTAGTTGATGTCGGCCCCTTGCATGATGAGCTCTTTGACGCACTCTTTGTGGCCTCCGTAGGCCGCCGCCATCAGCGCCGTTGTTCCACACTGAATGGAAAGCAGCGAAAAGAGAAGAATTCAAATTGTCTCATCAAACTTTGCCTTGCTTCATCCGATTGAATTGCTGCCGTCGTCCCTAGAGAGCCACACATCACTGCTGCCAGTAACGTGAAGTGAAAATTCTTCATTGGACAGGCATGGCAAATGACCATTAGCGATAAATGCTGCATGTGacagatttgtttttcaattgccTGCGTTGTAGCATCTGTCCCTTCCACTGAAAAACATATTGCGTTGAATTTACTCGATTGAATTTTGTCAAgtagcaggcaggagggaggagcacggTGTAAGTGAAGAAGTGTCTTGATAAaagacagaaaactaaatcctaaacaaataaAGTCCTAACAACAAAACCATCACCGAAGCTCAAACAACTAGAACAGAACCGTGACTGgacaagcaaacaatgacccaacaatgaGTGGTCAGGatggagtccttttatactacTGTACTGATTTACATAACGACCaagaggtgtgcagctgcagggagagcccaacagtgccacctgttggtcacaaaccaaaacatgacactgGATCCATTTATTCAAGTAAACTACTGTATACATCTACTTCAAAAATGTACCTGGAATAAATGATAAGCCTACTTGAAATGTTTTCTATTTGAATttagatatttttatttgatgaaacCGCTTGGTGAACTAAAATCGAATGAATCTTTGTTTTCAGCGTGGGGCGGCAAAGTCGTCGACTGGTAAGCGCAGCCGCCGTCTTTCTgtgtgcgttttctccgggtactctgattccctcccacgttccaaaagcgTGCACTGATCACTCTAAACTGTCCTttggtgtgaatgattgtttgtctatgcgcgcactgcgattggctggcgaccatttCATGGCGAGCGGGACCATGTGGGACAAGCCATTGCACCACAATGGGCAGATGTGTTCcgtctttctgtttttgcatgATTAGAGCTCGTACTTTGTCCCTGCAGTCTGCATCCACTCGTCCGCTGTTGAGCAGCAGCTGGAGGAGAGCCACGTTCCCCTTGTGGGCCGCCCAGAACACCGCATTGGCCAGCGGCGTGTCCTTCTggaggagacacacacacacacaatttgtgaAAGATGAGTGGACAGACTATTTTGATCTGAAAGGAGCACTTGGAAACGAGCTTGCACATAAGCAGTGGGGCTTTGCATCATCACATGCAAGCGGCCAATCGCATTGCCCACGATGGATGAAAATATGGTCTGTGACACACACTACGGGATGGAGCACATTATGcacatgttattattattattgttattgttgtacCTTGAAAGACATCCCGCAGCTTTCACGCTGTCATCTTTCTTCCTTCTGGTTCATTCTGAGCAGTGAAGCGTTGGCGTCTTCACGACCACAGCAGGCATGCGGCAGCAAGCGCGCCACCAAGTAAATAAGCTCTTCCTCCGCAGTGCTGCTCACAGACGTTGCTGCGCCATTTAGCCACTGGGAGGCGCTGCTGACACAGGCAATttattattgctattattttttttgaaacgaTTTTTAATgcacacgcaaataatacaGGATACAGTCGCCGGATTGTTCCAAAGTGCCATTCCATGTTAgcataaaaaaagagacataAAGCAGctatattgtatttaaaaattaTGATCCCTGCATTTTCAACAGGAATAGGGTCGGGgtactggagtctatcccattTGACTATGggcgaaaggcagactacaccctgaactggtcgccagggcacatatagagacaaacaaccattcacacccacatcctcACTGAGTGGGAAGCGATCCCACGCTGGCCGCTCACAAATCAGGCGAGTGTATCGCGACCCCATAAGTGACTCGGCCGCTCACAAATCAGGCGAGTGTATCGCGACCCCATAAGCGACTCGATTATTATGTTAGAGCaagaccagcaaaaaaaaaaaaaagaaaatctatatatatatatatattgcgcgtcgtcccgcacgctgtctgtccttccgtctgtcccttttcaaaacgtacctacttcgctgcgccgccactgcgccgctcaggcagtggctcactacgatcgcgcgggcatcttagcgaaaaaatgttgtctacccacaagcattgcaatgaaattgttagttatttagtagagctaaacatctctctattttcgcgataagcaatgaagatgaacaaaaagttgaactaagcaacaacacttttgtgggccgaaggcccaccttaccagccttccgcaggaactagctgatgagccgcccggagggcggcgaaccagctagtgtgccATAAGCGGAATGTCACAAGGAGCTACTTGAAGGATTTACAAGATAGCAGCTCCTCCCTACATCACAATAATGATGAGTTACAGTATTACACATTTTGACCTCAGTGTAGCGCCCGTCTTAGTTTTGTTGATTGATGTGCAAGGTAAGTTATACATTTGCAGTGCACTGACACATAAGGGGAAGTCATATATTACTGCCCAGGTATAAAATCACAGCATGGACTGTTACTCCAAAAAcatagcgaccccccccccccacccacccccaccccataccCGTGTTCATGCAGGTGAGGGAGCACACACGTCGACCATCTGCGCCAAATTGTGTCTCATTTCGGTGAATTCTATAGACGGAGATTATCAAGGTATGTGCCCTGGAATTGGCTGCTTCAAAACCAAGTGTCTGATTTTCTGAAGAGTTTCGGGGATGGATGCTCGAGAATTTTAAGTACGAAATGTTTTGATAGACATGTGAAACAAATTTCATATTGGTGTGTGAGACAGGAGTcgtgggtattttttttccctcagctTCCGAGGCGTTCGTGAGCGGAAGGTGAAACTTCACAACACATTGAATGGAATTGGAACTGAACTCTTCACCATACATCGGGCTCAGGATGTCAGCGGCAGGTAGAAAAGGTACAGAGAAAGACTGTGCgagtcacagaaaggcgtaGAACAGGGATCGGCAATTTATAAATGCTGGAGACggccaccgtttttttttttaatcaatgcgACTTGGGTGGCTGTGGGGGTTGGGTGTCACACATACTAACCGAATCAATgccaaaaatgctattttaaacatggacaaaatgtgtgcatacgtgcaaaatatgtgcttgacatgaatttcatttttgaacacatttttcaaagcatGTAGGGTACCAAAATTAATTTCCAGAACGTAACaacaaatgctttgaaataAACGACAGAATAACCACATACTGTATtgacccctcccctccctccccccagtgCAATGGGCTGTCTTGTATAAAAATCGccattcaaggacggcacaaaattgctgaacagtaaatatttatacatacatatcgatctattgatatatatatatatatatatatatatatatatatatatatatatatatatactgtatatatagatcggcccggtaatccagtggttagcacgtcggcttcacagtgcagaggtaccgggttcgattccagctccggcctccctgtgtggagtttgcatgttctccccgggcctgcgtgggttttctccgggtgctccggtttcctcccacattccaaaaacatgcatggcaggctgattgaacactctaaattgtccctaggtgtgagtgtgagtgcgaatggttgttcgtttctgtgtgccctgcgattggctggcaactgattcagggtgtcccccgcctactgcccggagacagctgggataggctccaacaccccccgcgaccctagtgaggatcaagcggttaggaagatgaatgaatgaatgaatgaatgaatatatatatatagggcggcctggtagtccagtggttagcacgtcggcttcacagtgcagaggtaccgggttcgattccagctccggcctccctgtgtggagtttgtatattctccccgggcctgcgtgaatgaatgaatgaattatatatatatatataaaaaaaaaataaataaataaaatcctcatctcacccctcgggtggtgtccgtccctcattcagctcgggtcctctaccagaggccaggaagcttgagggttctgcgcagtatccttgctgttcccagcactgcacatttctggactgagatgtccgatgttgttcccgggatctgttgcaaccactcatctagtttgggggtcactgccccgagtgctccaaccaccacaggcacgactgtcacctttaccttccaggctctctccagctcctctctgagcccttggtatttctcgagtttctcgtgttccttctttctgatgtttccatcacttgggacggctacatccactacaatggctttcctctgccctttatctatgatcacgatatctggttggttcgccattaccatcttgtcagtctggatctggaagtcccacaggatcttcgctctgtcattctccaccaccttcggaggtgtttcccattttgagcttggggtttccagtccatactccgcacagatgtttcggtagactatgccagccacctggttatggcgttccatgtaggctttccctgccagcatcttacaccctgcagttatgtgttggatcgtctcaggtgcctctttgcacaacctacaccttgggtcttgtctggtgtggtatatctgggcctcgatggctctggtgctcaaggcctgttcctgagcagccaggatgagtgcctctgtgctgtccttcaggccagccctctctagccactgataggacttcttgagatcagccacttcagttatggtccggtggtacatcccgtgtaggggcttgtcctcccatgatggtccctcttccagcgcctcatcttctgttccccattgtttgagacattctctgagtacgtcatctgttggagccttctccttgatgtattcatggagcttggatgtttcatcctggacagtggctctcacactcactagtccccggcctccttcctttcggcttgcgtacagtctcagggtgctggatttgggatggaaccctccatgcatggttaggagctttcgggtcttaacgtccgtggtctgaatctcttcctttggccaccttattattcctgcagggtatctgatcactggcagggcataactgtttattgcccgggtcttattcttgccattgagctggcttcttaggacttgcctcactcgctggaggtatttggccgtagccgctttccttgttgccagttcgaggttgccattggcttgtggtataccaaggtacttgtagctgtcctcaatgtctgctattgttccttctgggagtgagaccccttcagtgcggactacctttcctctctgagtcaccatccgactacatttctcaagcccgaatgacatcccgatgtcgctgctgtagatcctggttgtgtggatcagggaatctatgtccctttcgctcttagcatacagctttatgtcatccatgtagaggaggtgactgattgtagctccatttctgaggcggtatccatagcctgtcttggtaattacttggcttagggggttcagtcctatgcagaacagcagtggggagagtgcatcaccttggtatatgccacatttgatggacacttgggtaagtggcttgcccttggcttcaagtgtggttttccacatcctcatcgagttcgcaacgaaggctcttagggtcctgttcaccttatacaactccaagcattcagtgatccatgtatgtggcatcgagtcataggctttcttgtaatcaatccaagctgtgcacaggttggtacgtcgggacctgcagtcgtgtgcgactgttctgtcaaccaggagttgatgtttggctcctctagtatctctaccaatgcccttctgtgcttcgctcatgtattgatccatgtgtccacttatcttagccgcaatgatgcctgacatgagcttccatgttgtggagagacaggttattggccgatagttggatggaactgcacccttcgagggatccttcatgatcaggatcgttcgcccttcggttagccattctgggtgagtcccatccctcagcagctggttcatttgtactgctaggcgctcatggagtgctgtgagtttctttagccagtaggtgtggaccatgtccgggcctggtgctgtccagttcttcatatctgagactctttcctgtatgtctgccactgttatggtaactgggttctgttcagggaggttgctgtgctcctctctcagggtcaccagccattgtgcactgctgttatgtgcaacctccttctcccatatgcctttccagtacctttcagtttccagtcttggtgggtcggctctgttgttaggaccctgcaactgagcgtacactttcgcaggttgtgttgcgaacagcctgtttattcgtctggcctcattctctttcgtgtaccgctttaggcgactggacaaggcttggagcctttgtttggcagtttcgagtgcttcaggtatggtcatctggatgtacctctcgggtatcggccttttcatcacacctctctgggcctccgtcaattgactcacatctttccgggccgccttgatcttagcctccaaccgtcttttccatggtgggtaacgtatctcatggcttccatggttgctcttatagcccagagtctccaggatcactgatgctgaagcgtatataagctcattggtttctgtgatcgttacggtagggatcgccctcagtgctgcattcacactttctatgagactttcagatggtacttcacatagccgttgtaatcggtttctaggttgcccagctttcattctcgccatgatcttagctttcaggtcagttgctgcctcgctcagcatttcattcattggggctggccacccaatctcatcatctgcattcattggggcttgcctcccaatctcttgtatgacctcctcctctgatctggcagcctggggcccttcaccatggaacctgcgttgtacctcatcaatctcaagttgtgagagcagttgccgtttgtggatgttggaacactgagctactagttgtttcgcggtcaaccgtgactgtgggtttcgaagtaaccattcagcccacattctctgcatgtaacccctctgactagggttgcttgagtagtagcattccaacagagccatgttatcgcctctcgcccatctccgctttgttccagtagcccatttttcatcaaggtgctctggttccccagcacctgacgcagaccttgtttggccgggcgacgtctgagccggcatgtcattcgttttattgtctctcatcattgtatgaggtaggcattagcgtgaaggatcttgcctaaggacccacactggatggtgttatgtgctcatttttgccccaagcgggattcgaaccaccgtctcccgtatgccaaaccgatgccttatcaactgagctatccataTCCACgacatcatatatatatatatatatatatatatatatatatatatatatatatatatatatatatatatatatatatatatatatatatatatatatatatatatatttgtgaatTTGTGAACAGAACAACAGGTTGTataaaaagtactgaaacaggagaagtcacatttcaaagttCAGAAAAGGTCAAATGAAATTCACCTGTAAAGGTTAGGGTGCATTTTGAGTTAAGCCTGCAATTTCACCCGGAGAGCCAAATATCCTGAACTTTTGTAGGTCGACTCCATGTTTGTCATTGAACCTCAGTGGAAGACAAAATTTGTTGCAGTGCTCGCGCGTACGCCGCATGCGACTGATTGGGAGATGTTGTAGAGCAGCATGGCGTGTCCGACGATGACAtggtgagcacacacacacgcatgcatatgcacacgcacgcgcacacacggctCATTTCCATTCACCGTGACTGTGCAGGATGACCATCACAGCCGGATCATCTGGGAGCAGAACAAGCTTGTATGATAGAGGAGAACAATCTAGGATTTTTCACAGGGAGGAGGTCGTTCGCCATGGTCATGAATAAGTATGGGGACCTGGTGAGTCGAGTAGGAACAGAAGTGGatgtcaagcattttttttgtgtgtgtgtgtgagtgtggtgaCTTTTCGCTGCTCTCTCTGAAGCtcaatcgtaaaaaaaaaaaaaaaaagtcaggcctCACATACACCTTAAACAAGACTGAACATTTCTTCTGACAAAAATATCAAGTGTTACAAAGGGTCACCAGTGACGTCCAGTCCACCAAGAGATGGAAGACGGTGACGTCCCGGGGGGCTGCGGCATTCTGTCAGGAAGTTTGGTACCTTGTCCGTTGATGAACTCGGGTGATCTCAGTGAGGTTAAAGATCAGGTAAGATGTTGGACAGGAACTCCACATTAAAACCTGAGCCTTAATCAGAAGATCCAAATTGAATTTCTCACGACATCATCGTTCAATCTTCAGATCAATATGTCACTTGTGCACATCAAAAGTTTCTCATCCCTTTGAACAAGCTCCCGCCATACAAATGTTCGTTTGTGCAACCACACCTTCGCTGAACCTTGAACCCTAACGAACGCCCTTCTCACACTTTCTCTTTTCCTCTGCGTCTGTACACTAGtctcataccaaaaaaaaaaagctccaaagTTCATCTCGGTTCACCTGAACGGGAACATTGCATCCGTCAGTGAATAATGccaaggaatattattttctggcTTTGTTTTTGGGGCTGTTCATTGGCacgtgtttgtctctgtgttgtGCATCAGAGGCCACAAAGCGGCAAACGGTTCTGCGAACTATCCCAGAGCGACCAGACGGGAGGCCTCATTGCTCAGGTAATGTGGTCTGACTTTGTTGACTGCATGATCCAACGTCATTTGATGAGAGAGCTgtagccaaaaaacaaaaaaaaaaacagtttccaaaaatgaacactgcgggaataattttgttttggatcagcactaaattacacacacacacacacacacacacacacacacacacacacacacacacacacacacacacacacacacacacacacacacacgtactatACTGGGCTTCATTCAAATGTATCTGTTCATCACTGaggaaaatgcaaaatgtaaaaacattgcttcagattaaaaaaaaaaagatgaattagacacacaattcaaaatgataattagtttttaattatcattgaatatAAATGACCAGTAATAAAGTGAGCGATTTGTTTCAATTTTGCCCGAATTTTGGTATGTCAAGCTGATTATCATCACGCTCAGCTGAaggttactgtcaaactaaacatccaaCAACGTGAATtgcacattttgtattttaaaacagcTACAGAGCCTAtgctagctaaatgctaacatacaatggGAAACATAACAGTGAAACATGTTGACAGACAATCCGACAggggcatatattctttgtcctctggGGAGAACTTCCTATAATCCTGCCACACTGAGAAGTCAAGAGAGGATATTACGCCTATGAGAAAGCATGGCAAATTAGCCTTGTTATTGTAGATGGTGTATGATTATGTCATTACCGTTTGGCTTTATCAAGTCAAACAAAGAATGCTATGTTCCTCCATAAAAACACATTATGCACAAATGATGTTGTCCTGCTTTTGGGagcctggaacggattaatggcatttctacTGTTGCACGCCTCATGTATTTCCGCATGCAGGTGTACTTAATGAAGCGTTACAAAACCatgcaaaggaaaaataaactACCTCGGAATGGAAAAACAAGGCTTTTGAAAGATAAGTTTGACAAAACAGCTCCATTTTGAAATGACACACATTTCATACGCGATGACGTTTCCTCTCTCCCGTTCCGAGCGCTGACTTCATGTCTGCGCGCCTTGTGACAAATGGAGTTGCGAGTGAGCCTGACATAACACTTAAACGGCACACACAGGTGCAATGTATCACTTTGCGCTCTGATTACGGTGCGATGATCCATCGGTGTTGGGTCAAGCAGCGTTGGAGCGCTTGCTTGTTTTTATTGACCCACAATCAAAttctgtttgcgtgtgtgcgcagaAGTGCAGTTCAGGCTTCTACAGGGAGTGGAGCGGACCTGGCCAAGGTCAGTGTGTACCATGTAGCTGCAACGGACTCTCCGACCAGTGTGACGAGCTCACGGGGAAATGTGTGGTTGGTGGACGCTCGCATACACACGTACATCCATAACCGTGTTGGGAAGATGATTTCGGAAATGTAACCGGTTACAGTTGCAAGTGACCGTGGTCAAATTTCTCAACAGTGGaactattttatatattttttatatatttttccctctccctacccagcgtttttcctttctgaattctgattgtaatttccccattgtgggacaaaataaaggacatcttattACAATTGGATTGGTTCGCCAAAGTAATATTATTAATTCCATTTGATGACGTTCATACAAATTCAACATTGTATTAGGTTTCTTTATGGAACGACAAAAGTCAAGAGTTGACCAGTTCAATTCAACTCAGCCTCATTTTTGCAAAGAAAGAGATT
Proteins encoded in this window:
- the ankrd29 gene encoding LOW QUALITY PROTEIN: ankyrin repeat domain-containing protein 29 (The sequence of the model RefSeq protein was modified relative to this genomic sequence to represent the inferred CDS: inserted 1 base in 1 codon); protein product: MSFKKDTPLANAVFWAAHKGNVALLQLLLNSGRVDADCRDKCGTTALMAAAYGGHKECVKELIMQGADINYQRETGSTALFFASQQGHNDIVKLLFEFGASTEFHTKDGGTALTAAXQHGHASVAETLLKNGANVNERLNDGATPLFLATQGGHVPVIRHLLASGAKVNQPREDGTAPLWMAAQMGHSDAVRVLLLRGADRDAYREDGSTALFKAAMKGHSSVIEELLKFSPSLGLLKNGSTALHAAVEGGNIQSVQLLLGANADPTLVNQNDQLPADLAKSQPILRVLRPKVLNVTADDNRCSCLHICLH